Proteins from one Alysiella filiformis genomic window:
- a CDS encoding PhoH family protein: MTTVHLQFEDYDPLALQRLCGALDDNLNTLSRILDTQISRRFDHFTFSGSHAHAARNALVNLMDIAEQRELSDEDINLAAVEAKTADNQHIEKTDKNHAYYFHTKRGSIGGRTPRQNGYIRALLNHDIVFGLGPAGTGKTYLAVAAAVDAMDKHQIERIVLVRPAVEAGEKLGFLPGDLAQKVDPYLRPLYDALYDLMGFDRVTKLMEKGLIEIAPLAYMRGRTLNGAYVILDEAQNTTPEQMKMFLTRIGFGTKAVITGDLSQIDLPRNIKSGLRDANEKLRDVEGLYFHTFTSEDVVRHPLVQKIVEAYEAAENEHPELHLAK; the protein is encoded by the coding sequence ATGACCACCGTTCACTTACAATTTGAAGACTACGACCCACTCGCCCTGCAAAGACTGTGTGGCGCGTTGGACGACAATTTGAACACCCTGTCCCGAATTTTGGACACGCAAATCAGCCGCCGATTTGACCATTTCACCTTTTCAGGCAGCCACGCCCATGCCGCCCGAAACGCACTCGTCAATTTAATGGACATTGCCGAGCAGCGCGAATTGTCAGACGAAGACATCAACCTTGCCGCCGTAGAAGCCAAAACCGCCGACAATCAACACATTGAAAAAACAGATAAAAACCACGCCTACTATTTCCACACCAAACGCGGCAGCATAGGCGGACGCACACCGCGTCAAAACGGCTACATACGCGCCTTGCTCAATCACGATATCGTGTTTGGACTCGGGCCCGCAGGCACGGGCAAAACCTATCTGGCGGTGGCGGCAGCAGTGGACGCAATGGACAAACACCAAATAGAACGCATTGTTTTGGTGCGACCCGCCGTAGAAGCAGGCGAAAAATTGGGCTTTTTACCAGGGGATTTGGCACAAAAAGTGGACCCGTATTTGCGCCCACTGTATGACGCGCTCTACGATTTGATGGGCTTTGACCGCGTTACCAAATTGATGGAAAAAGGGCTGATTGAAATCGCACCGCTCGCCTATATGCGCGGACGCACGCTCAATGGCGCGTACGTGATTTTGGACGAAGCGCAAAACACCACGCCCGAGCAAATGAAAATGTTTTTAACGCGAATTGGCTTTGGCACAAAAGCCGTGATTACAGGCGATTTGAGCCAAATTGACTTACCGCGCAACATCAAATCGGGTTTGCGCGATGCCAACGAAAAATTGCGTGATGTGGAAGGCTTGTATTTCCACACCTTTACCAGCGAAGACGTGGTGCGCCACCCACTTGTGCAAAAAATCGTGGAAGCCTACGAAGCCGCCGAAAACGAACACCCCGAATTGCATTTGGCAAAATAA